The following coding sequences are from one Malaciobacter pacificus window:
- the hisB gene encoding imidazoleglycerol-phosphate dehydratase HisB: MVEVNRKTKETDIRCKLDINGTGKSNINTGVGFFDHMLEALSKHSGIDIDLTCDGDLHIDAHHTVEDCGIVLGQALKKEIFPIEAVERYGNATVVMDEASTTCALDLSNRPFLVYEVNVSGKVGEFDVELAEEFFHALSGNAGLTVHIINERGRNKHHILEASFKAFAVALRRALVKNEKLGIPSTKGVL, translated from the coding sequence ATGGTAGAAGTTAATAGAAAAACAAAAGAAACAGATATTAGATGCAAACTAGATATTAATGGGACAGGAAAATCAAATATAAATACAGGTGTTGGTTTTTTTGACCATATGCTAGAAGCTTTATCAAAACATAGCGGAATAGATATTGATTTAACTTGTGATGGCGATTTACATATTGATGCTCATCATACAGTTGAAGATTGTGGAATTGTTTTAGGACAAGCTTTAAAAAAAGAGATTTTCCCTATTGAAGCTGTTGAGAGATATGGAAATGCAACTGTTGTTATGGATGAAGCATCAACAACTTGTGCTTTAGATTTATCAAATAGACCTTTTTTAGTATATGAAGTAAATGTTAGTGGAAAAGTAGGTGAGTTTGATGTAGAACTAGCTGAAGAGTTTTTCCATGCTTTAAGTGGAAATGCTGGATTAACAGTTCATATCATAAATGAAAGAGGAAGAAATAAACACCATATTTTAGAAGCAAGTTTCAAAGCATTTGCTGTTGCTCTTAGACGTGCTTTAGTAAAAAATGAAAAACTTGGAATTCCAAGTACAAAAGGTGTTTTATGA
- a CDS encoding KdsC family phosphatase, producing MIKLIVLDVDGTLTDGKITYSNSGEETKSFDVADGLAIAVWTKKFGNKAAIITGRKSDIVEKRAKELQITHLHQGIKNKQEVLEKILEEEGIDWSEVAAIGDDLNDYHMLKKAGLSFTPANGSHYIKDIVNVVCKNKGGEGAVREMMEYIYKEDGLEEDFLNAWI from the coding sequence ATGATTAAGTTAATTGTTTTAGATGTAGATGGAACACTAACTGATGGAAAAATCACTTACTCAAATAGTGGAGAAGAGACTAAATCTTTTGATGTAGCTGATGGTTTAGCAATTGCAGTATGGACAAAGAAATTTGGAAATAAAGCAGCAATTATTACAGGTAGAAAATCTGATATTGTTGAAAAAAGAGCTAAAGAGTTACAAATAACTCATCTTCATCAAGGTATAAAAAATAAACAAGAAGTTTTAGAAAAAATCCTTGAAGAAGAGGGAATTGATTGGTCAGAAGTTGCTGCTATTGGTGATGATTTAAATGATTATCACATGTTAAAAAAAGCTGGACTTTCTTTTACACCTGCAAATGGTAGTCACTATATTAAAGATATAGTTAATGTTGTTTGTAAAAATAAAGGTGGAGAAGGTGCAGTTAGGGAAATGATGGAATATATTTACAAAGAAGATGGATTAGAAGAGGATTTTCTTAACGCATGGATATAA
- the lptC gene encoding LPS export ABC transporter periplasmic protein LptC: MDIKLFISALLGVSTFAYFLPVENLKKSNEDKDIPLVIFEKPLMYSLTQDGVSRVIQSSQAVRYNTRDELFDANILVKNELENKQFQVEKFNADIIIKKDSLYTLIDNVKYERDNFAKLKTNQMFYDEKKDIVYNNKSFEGNYYNSKLKGTDLYLDLNNKTFSAKQTHFEIDMKKK; this comes from the coding sequence ATGGATATAAAACTATTTATTAGTGCACTTTTAGGTGTCTCTACTTTTGCATATTTCTTACCTGTTGAAAATTTAAAAAAAAGTAATGAAGATAAAGATATACCTTTAGTTATTTTTGAAAAACCTTTAATGTATTCACTAACGCAAGATGGAGTAAGTAGGGTTATTCAATCTTCTCAAGCAGTTAGATATAATACAAGAGATGAGTTATTTGATGCTAATATTTTGGTGAAAAATGAATTAGAGAATAAACAATTTCAAGTAGAGAAATTTAATGCAGATATAATTATAAAAAAAGATAGTTTATATACTTTGATTGATAATGTAAAATATGAAAGAGATAATTTTGCAAAATTGAAAACTAATCAAATGTTTTATGACGAAAAAAAAGATATAGTTTATAACAATAAGAGTTTTGAAGGTAATTATTATAATAGTAAATTAAAAGGAACAGATTTATATTTAGATCTAAACAATAAGACTTTTAGTGCAAAACAGACTCATTTTGAAATAGATATGAAAAAGAAATAA
- the lptA gene encoding lipopolysaccharide transport periplasmic protein LptA, with protein sequence MKYLASLLLSSTLLFGASEQLIIDAKNFEASDKEGVSTFSGNVKIQMGKDKLNAEKVSIFFNTNGKNPTKYEATGNVNFEFNTKTKKYIGKGNKVVYSPLKEEYTIIGNGFLQEKNDNRKIYGEKIYVNQLSGEAKVSGSDNKPVRFIIDVKRGEGN encoded by the coding sequence ATGAAATATTTAGCTAGTTTATTATTAAGTTCTACACTGCTATTTGGAGCTAGTGAACAACTTATTATTGATGCAAAAAATTTTGAAGCAAGTGATAAAGAAGGTGTTTCAACATTTAGTGGTAATGTAAAAATACAAATGGGAAAAGATAAATTAAATGCAGAAAAAGTAAGTATCTTTTTTAATACAAATGGTAAAAATCCCACTAAATATGAAGCAACAGGTAATGTAAATTTTGAATTTAATACAAAAACAAAAAAGTATATAGGAAAAGGAAATAAAGTAGTTTATTCACCTTTAAAAGAAGAATACACAATCATAGGAAATGGTTTTTTACAAGAAAAAAATGATAATAGAAAAATCTATGGTGAGAAAATCTATGTAAATCAGCTAAGTGGTGAAGCAAAAGTGAGTGGAAGTGATAATAAACCAGTTAGATTTATTATTGATGTAAAAAGAGGTGAGGGAAACTAA
- the yihA gene encoding ribosome biogenesis GTP-binding protein YihA/YsxC: MKIVDAQFLQSAQSVADSPSPDRAEVAFLGRSNVGKSSLLNTLTNRKGLAKSSSTPGKTQLINYFEIKFKTENEELPYLYARFVDLPGFGYAKVAKTLKAAWNKNLTGYLEQRPNLQIFVHLIDARHPDLAIDKNVDEFLGNIKRGDQIIIHAFTKIDKLKQNDLQKLKRAYPDGIFISNLKKRGMIDLQNRITGYLFGNEIL, from the coding sequence ATGAAAATAGTTGATGCACAGTTTTTACAATCGGCCCAAAGTGTAGCTGATTCTCCAAGTCCCGATAGAGCAGAAGTTGCTTTTCTAGGTAGGTCTAATGTTGGAAAGTCTTCATTATTAAATACTTTAACAAATAGAAAAGGTTTAGCTAAATCATCTTCTACTCCAGGTAAAACTCAATTGATTAATTATTTTGAGATTAAGTTTAAAACTGAGAATGAAGAACTACCATATCTATATGCTAGGTTTGTCGATTTACCAGGGTTTGGTTATGCAAAAGTTGCAAAAACTTTAAAAGCTGCTTGGAACAAAAATTTAACAGGTTATTTAGAACAAAGACCTAATTTGCAGATATTTGTTCATTTAATTGATGCAAGACACCCAGATCTTGCAATTGATAAAAATGTTGATGAGTTTTTAGGAAACATTAAAAGAGGTGACCAGATTATTATTCACGCTTTTACAAAAATTGATAAATTAAAACAGAATGATTTACAAAAATTAAAAAGAGCATACCCAGATGGAATTTTCATCTCAAATCTTAAAAAACGTGGTATGATAGATTTACAAAATAGAATTACAGGATATTTATTTGGAAATGAAATTTTATAA
- a CDS encoding N-acetyltransferase gives MEMKFYKPTVADIPSMQELVKGEVEKGNILLRTADEMATTIRSYTVVSVDGKMAGFTATHIHSPRLAEVRSLVVGKDFRGLKLGKKLVEACIEEAKSYGIEQVLSLTYEKGFFESCGFREISKEDIPEQKIWADCIRCKHFPICDEVAMVIDL, from the coding sequence TTGGAAATGAAATTTTATAAGCCAACAGTAGCTGATATTCCTTCTATGCAAGAGCTTGTTAAGGGTGAAGTAGAGAAAGGAAATATTTTATTAAGAACTGCTGATGAAATGGCAACAACAATTAGATCTTATACAGTTGTTTCAGTTGATGGGAAAATGGCGGGATTTACTGCAACTCATATACACTCTCCAAGACTTGCGGAAGTGAGAAGTTTGGTTGTTGGTAAAGATTTTAGAGGTCTAAAACTTGGGAAAAAACTTGTTGAAGCTTGTATTGAAGAAGCAAAATCTTATGGAATAGAGCAAGTTTTATCCTTAACTTATGAAAAAGGTTTTTTTGAAAGTTGTGGCTTTAGAGAAATCTCAAAAGAGGATATTCCTGAGCAAAAAATTTGGGCAGATTGTATTAGATGTAAACACTTCCCAATTTGTGATGAAGTTGCCATGGTAATTGATTTATAA
- a CDS encoding redoxin domain-containing protein codes for MLDDSKPTLVYFWATWCPVCKFQSPNIESLSKDYQVITIASQSGSKEKIEEYLKENKFTFNVIDDIYNDFAYRFNIKTYPTTLIYDKNGNLKFSDVGYTSSFSLKLKLWWAK; via the coding sequence ATTTTAGATGACTCAAAACCAACTTTAGTATATTTTTGGGCCACGTGGTGTCCTGTTTGTAAATTTCAGTCACCTAATATTGAATCTCTTTCAAAGGATTATCAAGTTATAACAATAGCTAGTCAGTCTGGTTCTAAAGAAAAAATAGAAGAGTATTTAAAAGAAAACAAGTTTACTTTTAACGTTATTGATGATATTTATAATGATTTTGCATACAGATTTAATATAAAAACTTATCCTACTACATTAATTTATGATAAAAATGGAAATTTAAAGTTTAGTGATGTAGGATATACTTCTAGTTTTAGTTTGAAACTGAAACTATGGTGGGCTAAATAA